One Pelodiscus sinensis isolate JC-2024 chromosome 24, ASM4963464v1, whole genome shotgun sequence DNA segment encodes these proteins:
- the LOC142819556 gene encoding phospholipase A2 inhibitor gamma subunit B-like isoform X2, which yields MGALLGLGVLAALLGTGGAISCYNCTSSDGYNCTTNEATCSATVNSCITIARDEKQGDEDKERTVYEKKCNSDDRLCNQFYGLTAGTYRLRWNSTCCRADRCNVPEITLLPSSGLPNGLQCRSCFARGSDVCVPSEVVNCTGLQTRCIQFAATAATGFEDLRVAFVGCATRSLCELGAVALFASQRPAVVKTNVCSRAGVAMGGLPLLCLGGLLFWALRS from the exons ATGGGCGCACTGCTGGGGCTGGGCGTGCTGGCGGCGCTGCTGGGCACAG GAGGTGCCATCTCTTGCTACAACTGTACCAGTTCGGATGGCTACAACTGCACCACGAACGAGGCCACCTGCTCCGCCACTGTTAACAGCTGCATCACCATCGCCCGTGACGAGAAGCAGG GGGACGAGGACAAGGAGCGGACGGTGTATGAGAAGAAATGCAACTCGGACGACCGGCTCTGCAATCAGTTCTACGGGCTGACGGCCGGCACCTACCGCCTGCGCTGGAACTCGACCTGCTGCCGGGCCGACCGCTGCAACGTGCCGGAGATCACCC tgctgcccagctccGGCCTGCCCAACGGTCTCCAGTGCCGCTCCTGCTTCGCCCGCGGATCCGACGTCTGCGTGCCCAGCGAGGTGGTGAACTGCACCGGCCTGCAGACCCGCTGCATCCAATtcgctgccactgctgccacag ggttCGAGGATCTCCGCGTGGCCTTCGTGGGCTGTGCCACCCGCagcctgtgtgagctgggagcCGTGGCCCTGTTCGCCTCGCAGCGCCCGGCCGTGGTGAAGACCAACgtgtgcagcagggcaggggtggccatgggggggctgcccctcctctgccTGGGGGGGTTGCTCTTCTGGGCGCTGCGCTCCTGA
- the LOC112547316 gene encoding interferon-inducible GTPase 5-like codes for MEGPAGLDAAFLRDLRACYEEQDPGTAASRLQALLDSVKALQADVAVVGRRGAGVTTLVQALVGEPPSLADPRAFFQPAPEPPGQPVGYPHPTYPTLALWDLPGFQEPEPPGDYVKRLGDLARFSCLVLVLDGGGPAEPLLQLLRAFQQKQKPCYVVRTKVDLDLHTAKRRLRARYSPAQALAQARSGVAEALAGHGLEAGRVFLLSALEPHRFQFSHFQARLEEELVQLKRVQDGELEDLRAVSPRKIQELYQACATEGLAEVPVIIRSALEEPSWIRLDVAVLGEAGSGKSALVNALRGVGCGDPGVAPTGVMTTTQKATAYAHPTVPGLYLWDLPGVGVTEEDMERLDLSRYDFFLLTASERYRHAQSQLARAISAAGKQFFFVRTKLDVDAPPGPAPGPEPGPAEEIRSSCMDALRKDGVGSPRVFLVSSLLREAYDLLALQTALETDAPALKREALERAIPVVLSRLVRRKSKALMRDVWGKTLQSCLYYEEKPGPDAATSLVVMASAFAIDLSLDEESLAQVAKATGKPVGLLQAEIRCPWLRHPDPEQVLRQITKSVPFSSRVWSLVPYWGQGAVGPPEISLEATYRALAQALAEMTDDAERMFRRAYAKE; via the exons ATGGAGGGCCCGGCGGGGTTGGACGCCGCTTTCCTGCGGGACCTGCGGGCCTGCTACGAAGAACAGGACCCCGGCACGGCCGCCTCCCGCCTCCAGGCGCTGCTGGACTCCGTCAAGGCCCTGCAGGCCGACGTGGCCGTGGTGGGCCGCCGGGGGGCCGGGGTCACCACGCTGGTCCAGGCCCTGGTgggggagccccccagcctggccgaCCCCCGGGCCTTCTTCCAGCCGGCGCCAGAGCCCCCGGGGCAGCCGGTCGGCTACCCCCACCCCACCTACCCCACCCTGGCGCTGTGGGACCTGCCAGGCTTCCAGGAGCCGGAGCCGCCGGGCGACTACGTCAAGCGCCTGGGGGACCTGGCCCGGTTCAGCTGCCTGGTGCTGGTGCTGGACGGGGGGGGCCCGGCGGAgcccctcctgcagctgctcaggGCCTTCCAGCAGAAGCAGAAGCCCTGCTACGTGGTGCGCACCAAAGTGGATCTGGACCTGCACACGGCCAAGCGGCGGCTCCGGGCCCGCTACAGCCCGGcgcaggccctggcccaggcccgcAGCGGGGTGGCCGAGGCGCTGGCCGGGCACGGGCTGGAGGCCGGCAGGGTCTTCCTGCTCTCCGCCCTGGAGCCCCACAGGTTCCAGTTCAGCCACTtccaggccaggctggaggaggAGTTGGTCCAGCTGaagag GGTCCAGGACGGGGAGCTGGAGGACCTGAGGGCCGTGAGCCCGCGGAAGATCCAGGAGCTGTACCAGGCCTGCGCCACGGAGGGACTGGCAGAGGTGCCCGTCATCATCCGCTCGGCTCTGGAGGAGCCCTCCTGGATCCGGCTGGACGTGGCGGTGCTGGGGGAGGCCGGCTCGGGCAAGTCGGCACTGGTGAACGccctgaggggggtgggctgCGGGGATCCGGGGGTTGCACCCACGGGGGTAATGACCACCACCCAGAAAGCCACAGCGTATGCCCACCCCACCGTGCCCGGCCTGTATCTCTGGGACCTGCCGGGAGTGGGGGTGACGGAGGAGGACATGGAACGGCTGGATCTGTCCCGCTACGACTTCTTCCTGCTGACGGCCTCCGAGCGCTACCGCCACGCCCAGAGCCAGCTCGCCCGGGCCATCAGCGCGGCCGGCAAGCAGTTCTTCTTCGTCAGGACCAAGCTGGATGTGgacgccccgcccggccccgcgcccggccccgagCCTGGCCCCGCGGAGGAGATCCGCAGCAGCTGCATGGACGCCCTCCGGAAGGACGGCGTGGGCTCCCCAAGGGTCTTCCTCGTCTCCAGCCTTCTCCGCGAGGCCTACGACCTGCTGGCCCTCCAGACAGCCCTGGAAACCGACGCTCCGGCCCTGAAGAGGGAGGCTCTGGAGAGGGCCATCCCCGTGGTCTTGAGCCGCCTGGTGAGGAGGAAGAGCAAGGCGCTGATGAGGGATGTCTGGGGCAAGaccctgcagagctgcctctACTACGAGGAGAAGCCTGGCCCGGACGCGGCCACCAGCCTCGTGGTCATGGCCTCGGCGTTTGCCATCGATCTGAGCCTGGATGAGGAGTCTCTGGCCCAGGTAGCCAAAGCCACAGGGAAGCCAGTCGGGCTTCTCCAGGCTGAGATCCGGTGCCCCTGGCTCAGGCACCCCGACCCAGAGCAGGTGCTGAGGCAGATCACTAAGTCAGTACCCTTCTCCTCCCGGGTGTGGAGTCTGGTGCCCTACTGGGGCCAGGGGGCCGTGGGGCCGCCCGAGATCTCCTTGGAGGCCACATACCGGGCACTGGCACAGGCCCTGGCAGAGATGACAGATGATGCAGAGCGGATGTTTCGCCGAGCCTATGCCAAGGAGTAG
- the ZNF576 gene encoding zinc finger protein 576 isoform X2, producing the protein MRAAHASFPSPRTFSQHACAFCRSATPGAEGPPPPPFGGKMSEVTAEKQPLAEALSQETPARPTLPAKQEAAPSRTRHPSSDSEPICVEDEPAQPSPEGKVKASSSSSPVYRLGSNQCFHCLITFPDEKFKERHMKREHPEDFVQENLQDALFVCFICSKPFESSRALICHQRGHAPAPPPDCPDCLRPAFECADCGRRFGQLANYQRHRLGHAAGRSLPHQCPDCGKSFRQLSNLRRHQASHQRPLELLPSRPYSCTECGESFAQEASLHEHYIRHARGEL; encoded by the exons ATGCGTGCTGCGCATGCGTCTTTCCCCTCGCCACGCACCTTTTCCCAACACGCATGCGCCTTCTGCAGGAGTGCGACGCCGGGCGCCGAAGGACCACCGCCTCCCCCTTTTGG AGGGAAGATGTCTGAAGTCACCGCAGAGAAGCAGCCCCTGGCTGAAGCGCTCTCCCAGGAGACCCCAGCGCGGCCCACGCTCCCTGCCAAGCAGGAGGCGGCCCCCTCCCGGACGCGGCACCCCAGCTCTGACTCGGAGCCCATCTGCGTGGAGGACgaacctgcccagcccagccccgaggGAAAGGTCAAGGCCTCATCCAGCAGCAGCCCCGTCT atCGCCTGGGTTCCAACCAGTGCTTCCACTGCCTGATCACCTTCCCGGACGAGAAGTTCAAGGAGCGGCACATGAAGCGGGAGCACCCCGAGGACTTTGTGCAGGAGAATCTGCAGGACGCCCTCTTTGTCTGCTTCATCTGCAGCAAGCCCTTCGAGAGCTCCCGCGCCCTCATCTGCCACCAGCGCGGgcacgcccccgccccgccccccgactgCCCCGACTGCCTGCGCCCCGCCTTCGAGTGCGCCGACTGCGGCCGCCGCTTCGGCCAGCTGGCCAATTACCAGCGCCACCGGCTGGGCCACGCCGCCGGCCGCAGCCTGCCCCACCAGTGCCCCGACTGCGGCAAGAGCTTCCGCCAGCTCTCCAACCTGCGCCGCCACCAGGCCTCCCACCAGCGCCCCCTGGAGCTGCTGCCCTCCCGCCCCTACTCCTGCACCGAGTGTGGCGAGAGCTTCGCCCAGGAGGCCAGCCTGCACGAACACTACATCCGGCACGCCCGCGGCGAGCTCTAG
- the LOC142819661 gene encoding zinc finger protein 629-like isoform X2, whose product MMSETHKHPEVGGSEDVIFEEEDGTSTGVSTVQEEEESEATSVSSGESRPSTPSANGYPGPRSKELRSAVSEPPQEVAPEEGEAGQGRLGSPQAPSPEWHECPECGRGFGTSRALKVHRSYHVGRKRPHSSPKPPPARPAPPPAGDPEGRDARPVPPSPRAGAFHYICAECGLGFASPASLEAHRCEHGWRRSPPAPPRTKGPSAPPQEANGAQEAEGADGPYHCTECPGEFGLVADLHEHYMLHARGEL is encoded by the exons ATGATGTCCGAAACACACAAGCACCCGGAGGTGGGGGGGAGCGAGGACGTGATCTTCGAGGAGGAGGATGGAACTTCGACCG GCGTCTCCacggtgcaggaggaggaggaatcggAAGCGACCTCGGTGTCGTCGGGCGAGAGCCGGCCGTCCACGCCCTCTGCCAACGGGTACCCAG GTCCCAGGAGCAAGGAGCTGAGGTCGGCCGTCTCGGAGCCCCCGCAGGAGGTGGcgccagaggagggggaggccGGCCAGGGCCGCTTGGGCTCCCCGCAGGCTCCCAGTCCCGAGTGGCACGAATGCCCCGAGTGCGGGCGCGGCTTCGGCACCTCGCGGGCCCTGAAAGTCCATCGCAGCTACCACGTGGGGCGGAAGCGGCCGCACAGCTCCCCCAAGCCGCCCCCGgcccggccggccccgccccccgccggggACCCCGAGGGCCGGGACGCCCGGCCTGTGCCCCCTTCGCCCCGTGCTGGCGCCTTTCACTACATCTGTGCCGAATGCGGCCTGGGCTTCGCCTCGCCCGCCTCCCTGGAGGCTCACCGCTGTGAACATGGCTGGCGCCGCAGCCCCCCGGCTCCGCCCCGCACCAAGgggccctcagccccgccccaggaGGCCAATGGTGCCCAGGAGGCCGAGGGGGCAGACGGACCGTACCACTGCACGGAATGCCCTGGCGAATTCGGCTTGGTGGCAGATCTGCATGAGCACTAcatgctgcatgcccggggggaGCTGTAG
- the ZNF576 gene encoding zinc finger protein 576 isoform X1, whose amino-acid sequence MSEVTAEKQPLAEALSQETPARPTLPAKQEAAPSRTRHPSSDSEPICVEDEPAQPSPEGKVKASSSSSPVYRLGSNQCFHCLITFPDEKFKERHMKREHPEDFVQENLQDALFVCFICSKPFESSRALICHQRGHAPAPPPDCPDCLRPAFECADCGRRFGQLANYQRHRLGHAAGRSLPHQCPDCGKSFRQLSNLRRHQASHQRPLELLPSRPYSCTECGESFAQEASLHEHYIRHARGEL is encoded by the exons ATGTCTGAAGTCACCGCAGAGAAGCAGCCCCTGGCTGAAGCGCTCTCCCAGGAGACCCCAGCGCGGCCCACGCTCCCTGCCAAGCAGGAGGCGGCCCCCTCCCGGACGCGGCACCCCAGCTCTGACTCGGAGCCCATCTGCGTGGAGGACgaacctgcccagcccagccccgaggGAAAGGTCAAGGCCTCATCCAGCAGCAGCCCCGTCT atCGCCTGGGTTCCAACCAGTGCTTCCACTGCCTGATCACCTTCCCGGACGAGAAGTTCAAGGAGCGGCACATGAAGCGGGAGCACCCCGAGGACTTTGTGCAGGAGAATCTGCAGGACGCCCTCTTTGTCTGCTTCATCTGCAGCAAGCCCTTCGAGAGCTCCCGCGCCCTCATCTGCCACCAGCGCGGgcacgcccccgccccgccccccgactgCCCCGACTGCCTGCGCCCCGCCTTCGAGTGCGCCGACTGCGGCCGCCGCTTCGGCCAGCTGGCCAATTACCAGCGCCACCGGCTGGGCCACGCCGCCGGCCGCAGCCTGCCCCACCAGTGCCCCGACTGCGGCAAGAGCTTCCGCCAGCTCTCCAACCTGCGCCGCCACCAGGCCTCCCACCAGCGCCCCCTGGAGCTGCTGCCCTCCCGCCCCTACTCCTGCACCGAGTGTGGCGAGAGCTTCGCCCAGGAGGCCAGCCTGCACGAACACTACATCCGGCACGCCCGCGGCGAGCTCTAG
- the LOC142819661 gene encoding uncharacterized protein LOC142819661 isoform X1: MAGQAPGGSPASSQGPAPRPRALWECETLGVSSPLAAQGPHVRGCWSSQADHRGMMSETHKHPEVGGSEDVIFEEEDGTSTGVSTVQEEEESEATSVSSGESRPSTPSANGYPGPRSKELRSAVSEPPQEVAPEEGEAGQGRLGSPQAPSPEWHECPECGRGFGTSRALKVHRSYHVGRKRPHSSPKPPPARPAPPPAGDPEGRDARPVPPSPRAGAFHYICAECGLGFASPASLEAHRCEHGWRRSPPAPPRTKGPSAPPQEANGAQEAEGADGPYHCTECPGEFGLVADLHEHYMLHARGEL; encoded by the exons CCCCAGAGCATTGTGGGAGTGTGAAACGTTGGGGGTCAGTTCCCCTTTGGCAGCACAGGGACCCCACGTGCGAGGCTGTTGGTCCAGCCAGGCTGATCACCGAGGGATGATGTCCGAAACACACAAGCACCCGGAGGTGGGGGGGAGCGAGGACGTGATCTTCGAGGAGGAGGATGGAACTTCGACCG GCGTCTCCacggtgcaggaggaggaggaatcggAAGCGACCTCGGTGTCGTCGGGCGAGAGCCGGCCGTCCACGCCCTCTGCCAACGGGTACCCAG GTCCCAGGAGCAAGGAGCTGAGGTCGGCCGTCTCGGAGCCCCCGCAGGAGGTGGcgccagaggagggggaggccGGCCAGGGCCGCTTGGGCTCCCCGCAGGCTCCCAGTCCCGAGTGGCACGAATGCCCCGAGTGCGGGCGCGGCTTCGGCACCTCGCGGGCCCTGAAAGTCCATCGCAGCTACCACGTGGGGCGGAAGCGGCCGCACAGCTCCCCCAAGCCGCCCCCGgcccggccggccccgccccccgccggggACCCCGAGGGCCGGGACGCCCGGCCTGTGCCCCCTTCGCCCCGTGCTGGCGCCTTTCACTACATCTGTGCCGAATGCGGCCTGGGCTTCGCCTCGCCCGCCTCCCTGGAGGCTCACCGCTGTGAACATGGCTGGCGCCGCAGCCCCCCGGCTCCGCCCCGCACCAAGgggccctcagccccgccccaggaGGCCAATGGTGCCCAGGAGGCCGAGGGGGCAGACGGACCGTACCACTGCACGGAATGCCCTGGCGAATTCGGCTTGGTGGCAGATCTGCATGAGCACTAcatgctgcatgcccggggggaGCTGTAG
- the LOC142819556 gene encoding phospholipase A2 inhibitor gamma subunit B-like isoform X1: MGQIWAAGGGAISCYNCTSSDGYNCTTNEATCSATVNSCITIARDEKQGDEDKERTVYEKKCNSDDRLCNQFYGLTAGTYRLRWNSTCCRADRCNVPEITLLPSSGLPNGLQCRSCFARGSDVCVPSEVVNCTGLQTRCIQFAATAATGFEDLRVAFVGCATRSLCELGAVALFASQRPAVVKTNVCSRAGVAMGGLPLLCLGGLLFWALRS, from the exons ATGGGGCAGATCTGGGCTGCAGGAG GAGGTGCCATCTCTTGCTACAACTGTACCAGTTCGGATGGCTACAACTGCACCACGAACGAGGCCACCTGCTCCGCCACTGTTAACAGCTGCATCACCATCGCCCGTGACGAGAAGCAGG GGGACGAGGACAAGGAGCGGACGGTGTATGAGAAGAAATGCAACTCGGACGACCGGCTCTGCAATCAGTTCTACGGGCTGACGGCCGGCACCTACCGCCTGCGCTGGAACTCGACCTGCTGCCGGGCCGACCGCTGCAACGTGCCGGAGATCACCC tgctgcccagctccGGCCTGCCCAACGGTCTCCAGTGCCGCTCCTGCTTCGCCCGCGGATCCGACGTCTGCGTGCCCAGCGAGGTGGTGAACTGCACCGGCCTGCAGACCCGCTGCATCCAATtcgctgccactgctgccacag ggttCGAGGATCTCCGCGTGGCCTTCGTGGGCTGTGCCACCCGCagcctgtgtgagctgggagcCGTGGCCCTGTTCGCCTCGCAGCGCCCGGCCGTGGTGAAGACCAACgtgtgcagcagggcaggggtggccatgggggggctgcccctcctctgccTGGGGGGGTTGCTCTTCTGGGCGCTGCGCTCCTGA